The DNA segment GGGGAAATGGAGAACGGCGTGGTAACCGTTCTCTATTTTTTCAGAAAAAGAGGGTATCCCCTCAAGTCACTTCATGACTTTTGGGACACCCTCTTTTTTTTTGTATGCCTGTCTTTCTATTCTCCGTCAAACTTTCCGGCAATTTCCCCGCAGAGCCGCGACATGGCCGGCGAAAGCCACCGCTCCGCCGACACAAGGATCTGGATGTCCATCTCCATGGCGCAGTCCTCAACCGGAATCTCCGAAACCCGCCCGGCCGCCAGTTCCTCTTTCAGGTCAAATTCCGGAAGGAGGGAAATCCCGGCCCCGCCGGCCGCAAGGCGGATAAGCGCCGCCGTGGAGCCGATTTCCAGCCGGTCGGAAAGCGTAAGCCCCCTCTTAGCCAGCTCGTCCTCAAGAAGCTTCCTGTAATTGCAGCCCCGCTCCGTAAGAAGCCAGTTTTCCCCCGTCAGTTCTGCCAGGCGCACCGGCCCGCGTCCCGAAAACTTTCCGCCGGCGGCCGCGAAAAACACAATCCGGGACGGCCGTTTATAAAGGATCCGGATTTCCGGCTCCGTCACCGGCTTATCCAAAAGCACGGCCGCGTCCACCTCGCCGCGCTTTAACATATCTATGAGCTGGAGCGTCGTCCCCACCGTCACCTTCAGGCGCACCTTCGGGTACTTTTCCAGGAACTCCGAAATCCCCTCCATGTACGGCGAAGCACAGATGGACTCCAAAAATCCCAGGCGCAGCTCCCCGGCCGGCTCGCCGCCCTCCGTAAAATGGCTTTTGATTTTTTCCTCCAGATCCCGCATCTCGCAGGCGTATGCCAGAAGCTCCTTTCCGGCCGCCGAAAGGGTGATCCGCTTCCCTGTCCGGATAAACAGACTGACACTAAGCTCCCGCTCCAGGGACTCGATCTGGGCCGTAACCGTGGACTGGGCATAGTTTAGCCGTTCGGCCGCCGCGGAAAAGCTCCCAAGCTCCGCCGCCCGGATGAATGTCTTAAGATTCCTGAGTTCCATGTATGTCTCCCATTATCATGTTTTTCGATATCCTTTATGCGTATTTTCCATTTGTCCGCCGCCTGCCTGACATGATAAAATGAATCCATCAAAAAACAGGAGCGAACGCATATGAAAGATTTAAAAGATACCTGCAAAATCGCCGTCGTCCAGGCGGAGCCCATTCTATTCGACAAGGCCGCCTGCACGAAGAAAGTCCTTGACCTCATCGGCGCCTGCGCCGAAAAAGGCTCTGAGCTCATCGTATTCCCGGAGCTTTTCATCCCCGGCTACCCCTACGGCATGACCTTTGGCTTCACCGTCGGCAGCCGGAACGAAGACGGGCGCAAAGACTGGAAGCGGTACTATGACAATTCCATCGTTGTCCCCGGCCCGGAAACCGAAGAAATCGGGAAAGCCGCAAAGGCCGCCCATGCCTATGTAAGCATCGGCGTTTCCGAGCGCGACGCCGTTTCTGCCACCCTTTATAACACCAACCTGTTCTTCTCGCCGGAGGGCGAGCTGATCGGCGTCCACAGGAAATTAAAGCCCACCGGCTCTGAGCGCATCGTCTGGGGCGACGCCGACCGCGGCTATTTCCCCGTAGCCGATACCCCCTGGGGCCCCATGGGCAGCATGATCTGCTGGGAGAGCTACATGCCCCTTGCAAGAGCGGCGCTCTACGAAAAAGGCGTCACCCTGTACATCTCCCCCAACACCAACGACAACGAGGAATGGCAGTCCACGATCCGGCACATCGCCATCGAAGGCCACTGCTATTTCATCAACTGCGACATGTTCTTTACAAAGGCGTCGTATCCGGCCGATCTTCACTGCCCGGAGGAAATCGCCAAGCTTCCCGATATCGTCTGCCGCGGCGGCAGCAATATCATCGACCCCTTCGGCCACTGCGTTACCGAAACCATCTGGGACCGGGAGGGCATCCTGTTCGCCGACCTGGACATGAACCTGGTTCCGGCAAGCCGCATGGAATTCGACGGCTGCGGCCATTATTCCAGGCCGGATGTGCTGAAATTTACCTTTGAAGAAAAATAACCTTGTTTTCTCTCCGGCGGGCAGGCGTCCGCCGGAATTTTTTTACGGCGCGCCAGTTACAGCTCTTTTAAAATCTCTCCCATCTCCCCAAGAGAGGAAAAGGCCG comes from the Eubacteriaceae bacterium Marseille-Q4139 genome and includes:
- a CDS encoding LysR family transcriptional regulator; protein product: MELRNLKTFIRAAELGSFSAAAERLNYAQSTVTAQIESLERELSVSLFIRTGKRITLSAAGKELLAYACEMRDLEEKIKSHFTEGGEPAGELRLGFLESICASPYMEGISEFLEKYPKVRLKVTVGTTLQLIDMLKRGEVDAAVLLDKPVTEPEIRILYKRPSRIVFFAAAGGKFSGRGPVRLAELTGENWLLTERGCNYRKLLEDELAKRGLTLSDRLEIGSTAALIRLAAGGAGISLLPEFDLKEELAAGRVSEIPVEDCAMEMDIQILVSAERWLSPAMSRLCGEIAGKFDGE
- a CDS encoding carbon-nitrogen hydrolase family protein, with amino-acid sequence MKDLKDTCKIAVVQAEPILFDKAACTKKVLDLIGACAEKGSELIVFPELFIPGYPYGMTFGFTVGSRNEDGRKDWKRYYDNSIVVPGPETEEIGKAAKAAHAYVSIGVSERDAVSATLYNTNLFFSPEGELIGVHRKLKPTGSERIVWGDADRGYFPVADTPWGPMGSMICWESYMPLARAALYEKGVTLYISPNTNDNEEWQSTIRHIAIEGHCYFINCDMFFTKASYPADLHCPEEIAKLPDIVCRGGSNIIDPFGHCVTETIWDREGILFADLDMNLVPASRMEFDGCGHYSRPDVLKFTFEEK